DNA sequence from the Cohnella herbarum genome:
CGATATGAACGTTAACGAACTTCATCCGAACGAATCTGGCGAGGTCGAGCCTAACGCCCAAGAACGCGAACGGGCCGACTCGCAAGTGGAAATCCGGAAACAAGGCACGAGTTTCGTCGTTCTGGGAGTCGGCGGACAAGTCGGCGAGATTACTTATAGGTTAGCCGACGTGGATACGTGGGTTATCGACCATACGTTTCTCGATCCTCGCTACCGGGGAGGCAATATCGCGCGGAAACTACTGGATATTGTCGTCGAAGAGGCTCGCGCGGAAGGGAAGAAAATTATCCCGTCATGCTCTTATGCGCTGACGCAATTCAAGCGTAACTCGGAATACGCGGACGTATGGGAAAAGAGAGCGTAGAACCAAATCGGAAAGCCCTCGATCGAATGCGATCGGGGGCTTTGGCTTATTCTAGCATAAGCATTCGGGGTCGGACGGAGAGGAAGCCGGCCCAGATTTCGAAGATTCCGCCGCCGTCGGGCCGTCTTGCTGATCGAATGCGATCAGCGCATGCGTGGCGTGGCTCAGAATCGCTCCGGCTCGCGTCGTGGCAGCGACGAGCACGGCTTCGACGATTTCCTCCGGCGTGCCTCCGAGCATTTTGTACTTCTTGACATGCGTATCGATGCAGTAGGGGCAGCCCGTGACATGAGCGACGGCAACGGCGATCAATTCTTTCGTTCGCGGAGGAAGCGCCTCTGCTGTGTGGTAGACGTCTTTCTCGAACGCAAGGAACGAAGCGGCGGCTTGAGGGGCAAGGCGAATCAACTCGGGAATCCGTTCTAGGTTGGCAGGAGAATAGTAAGGTTTCATGGTTATCCTTCCTTTCGATTATGAATCTAATAACGATTCTACGAAAGGGAAGACCGAAAGACCGTGACTTAGTCACGAAGACGCTCGGCGATGCGATGCAGAAGTTCTCTGCGAAGGAGGGTGATTCGACCTCTCTGCAAGAGAACCGCGCCTTGGGCGGCGAAAGCTTTCAGCGTTCGGGAGACGACTTCGCGGGCCGTGCCGAGCTCGGCTGCGATGAGGTCGTGCGTGATCTCAAGGGTCGCAGGTTCTCGCGCGGATAGACGGACGAGCAGGAAGTCCGCCAAGCGAACCGGGATAGGTTGGAACGCGACCTTCTCGATCAGCGTCGTAACGTCGGCGATCCGGCCCATGATTTGTTTGTAGACGAACTGCCGGACAGGCCGAATCTCGTCGATCCAGTTCTTGAATTCAGGAAGGGAAATCATGAGGACTTCCGTCGGCATCTCGATCGATACGGATGCCTCGTATTCCGTTTCGCCGAGGATGCTTGCCATCATCAGCGCGCAGCATTGGCCCCCGAAGACGCGGTAAAGGGTAATTTCTCTTCCCGATTCGGGACATATTTTGAAGATACGCACTCCCCCGCTCACGATAAAAAGCGCATGCTCGAGAAGATGGCCTTCCCGAACGGGATGTGGAGTAGAGGGGGTTGCAGAGACGAGTTCGGCATGTTTCCATAGCGCGTCGGGCACGGAGGAGAAGCAAGGGAAAAGACCGCGAACCCGCGAAACGAGCGGATCATCCATAAGGTTTACTCCTTTAAGGCGATTAACGATTAGCGACGTTAGATGTCTATAGATATTCCATTTTCGAAAGCGAGATTCCTTCTTCGCAGCGTGTAGCCCGAAGATGAACGCAAGCTGGCATCCTCCTATCGGAAAATGATACACTTTTCCTAGATAGGAAGGGGGAAACGAGATGACAAGGGTAGTGGATATTCCTACTTCGAGAACGGCAAACTTCTTCAGCTTCCAACGGGATCCGCTCGGATTTCTCTTGAACGCGCTGCCGATAGGGGATGTCGTATCGCTCAGGACGAGCTCGTTCCAACCGACGTTTATCGTGAATTCCCCGGATTTCGTCCAGGAAATACTCGTTCACCAAGATCGCTTCTTTCGCAAAGGGAGAAGTTCGGGAGTGCTGCGCCGCACGGTCGGCGATGGTCTATTGACTTCCGAGCGCGAAGAGCATCGGGAACAGAAGCGGTATATGACTCCGGTATTCTATAAAGAAAGAATTCAAGCTTACGCCGAGATCGTGCGGGAGGAGACGGAGCGGCTCGCGGGCAAGTTGACCGAAGACGGTCCCGTTCCGATGCATGAGGCGATGATGGAACTGACGCTCGGCATTATCGCGCGGAGCTTGTTCAATACGGAACTGGAGGAAGATAAGTCGGAGCTGGCCGCGGCGGTCGACGTGACGATCCGGAGATCGGCGGGTACGATTTTCTCGCCGGTCATCCTGCCTTTCTCATGGCCGACGCCGGGCAACGTTCGTCACAAGAAGGCGATCCGCACGCTGGAAGAGATGATCTACGACGCGATCGCCGATGCGAAACGTCAATCGGATATTTATGAGGGCTGCATGTTAGGCCTGCTCCTTGATACGAGAAGCGAGGACGGACAAGCATTGCCCGAGCAGGAAATCCGGGATCAGATGATGACAATGCTGCTCGCCGGACACGAAACGACGGCCAACGCTTTAGTCTGGGCGTGGTACGCCTTGGAGCGTTCCCCGAACGCGCTCGCCCGGCTGCACGAGGAGCAAGATCGCATCCGATCCAAGGAAGAGCGTAACGGAGAGCGAATTTCTGCTTACGACCGTTACCGTGAGATGCCCTACGCCAAACAAGTCATTCAAGAAACGTTACGACTCTATCCCCCGGCGTGGGCTATTCTTCGCGAATCCGAGCAGCCGGTCGAGTTGCTTGGAGACCGTTTTCCGAGCAACAGCAGCTTCTTGATCAGTCCATACGCCATTCACCGCAACGACGCCGTATTCGGCGATGCATCGGCTTTCCGTCCGGAGAGATTCGAAGACGGAGGTTCTTCCCAATGGCCGCGGTTCGCTTATTTTCCGTTCGGCGGCGGCGTGAGAGGCTGCATCGGTTCGCAATTCGCGATGCTGGAAGCGGTGCTGATTCTCGGTACGCTGGCGGCGAATTTCCGGTTCGAATCCGCGCCCGGGCAAGGCGAAGCGATCCCCGAACCACTCGTGTCGCTTAGGGTGAAGGACGGACGGTCGATGATTCCGAAGAGCAGGCTTTAGCTAGCAAACCGGCCGGTTGATCGTCCGTCGTCGGCCGTGCTATAATTAGACCAACTGGTCGGTCTAGGGGGTGCTGTCATGGTTAGAGGACGCTCCGACGGAGAAGAAACGAAGAAGAGAATAACCGCCAAGGCAACGCAACTTTTTAACCAGAAAGGCTACGGAGCCGTTACGATGAACGAAGTGTGCGAAGCGGCAGAGGTTAGCAAGGGCAGCCTCTATCACCACTTTCCAAGCAAGGAAGAACTGTTCCTGCAAGTCGTCGAAGAAGATTCGCAGCAGTGGAACTCCGAGTGGGAGAGAATCCGGGCGTCGGCTGGCTCGATAGAGGAGCAGCTTTACGCTCTGGCCGAGCATTATGCGAACGATTTTCAGAATCCGTTGTTGAAATCGTTGGAAGAGTATTCCCGCAGTCAAATTATCAAGGAAGAAGTCGTCGAGCGGCTGTTGCGAATTAACGACACCAATTCTCAAGCCTGTCGGGAAGTGCTTCGGGAAGGGATGGAGAACGGCGAGATCGCCCAAGGGGATCTTGATCGGCTTGTCTTGCTCGTAAGCAGCTTAATGGAAGGCTTAGGCAAGATATACTACACGGTCGACCGCGATCTGGAGCAGGACCTCGTAAAGGAATACTACCGGGATGCGGTAAGATTCGCGTTAGACGGAATACGCGCCAAGCAAGGCTGAACGTTAGCCGCCGGAAGCTTGGCGTTTTTTACGTCCATTAATTAGACCGGTTGGTCGGTCTAAATCGGAGGATGCCCGCATGCTCATGAGAAACCGTACTTTTAGATTGATATTCGTATCCGATCTTCTGCAGCAAATCGCGATCTGGATCCGAAACATGGCTCTGCTCTACTACGTCATGGAGAAGACGAACGGGGACAAATTCGCCGTGTCCTTGCTGTCCATCGTCGAATACGCGCCGATCTTCGTTTTCTCTATCGTAGGCGGCCTGTTCGCCGACCGATGGAATCCGAAGCGCACGATGATCGCGGGAGATTTGCTGAGCGCGGCTTCCATCGTCGTCATTCTGGCGCTAATAGCCGGAGATGCGTGGCAATCCTTGTACGGCGCAGCTTTCCTGTCCGCTATCCTCAGCCAATTTTCCCAGCCCTCCTCCGCTAAAATATTCAAAAAAAACATTCCGGAAGACCAAGTACCGGCAGCGATCGGTCTTACCCAGAGCATGAGCTCTCTGTTCTTGATTCTCGGCCCAGTCGCCGGGACGGCGATCTACCAATGGGCAGGTCTGAACGCTTCGTTAATCGCCTTGACGCTGCTCTTCTTGCTGTCGGCTGCCGTTTTGTCGTTCCTGCCCAAAGGCAAGACGGGCGATGCGAATGTCTCTTCTACTCTTCGCGAGGATTTGCGGGAGGGCGTTCGCTTCATGCGCGGGGAGAGCCAATTAAAGCGGCTGTTTCTCGCCTTTTCCTTGATTGGATTGGGGGCGGGGCTGGTACAGCCGCTCGAAATCTTCATCGTGACGGAGCGGTTGGGGTTATCCCCGGACAAAGTACAATGGTTTGCGGCCGCGGACGGGTTTGGGTTGTTACTCGGGGCTTTGCTTGCCGTCGCATTCACGGGGCTATTGAAGTTGCGTTACCTGTTGCCCGCGGCGGTCGCTTTTATGGGGGTGACTTACGTCGTTGAAGCACTCTCGGTATGGCCGGTCGCGACGGGCGCGTTCCGGTTCGCCAACGGCGTTATGATGGCGATCGTCAACACCGCGGTCGGCAGTTACGTAATCGCGAGAATTCCGGCGGAGATGATCGGGAGGGTAAACGGGCTAATGATGCCGTTATTCATGGGCGCTTTGTTGCTTGGTACTTCGGCGTCGGGCATCCTGAGCAATACGGCGGGTATCGTACCGGCATACATGGCCGCTGCCGTCTTATGCGTACTCTCGGCGATTCCGGCGTTATCCCTTAGGCTGAGTCAAGACGGACAATCGGAACAAGCGGAAGGGGGAGTCGTTCGAAATGGATAATATCTTGCGGTTCACGTTATCTTCGCGATTTGCGTTTCGGCATTCGGGCGACGCGCAGATTTGCGCTTCGGTGCGGTTAGTTGTATACTACGGCTGCATAGAAGCCGAATACGACGGGGGATTTTTCACCGTATAATCGCTACGAACTAGAAAGCAGGGAATACGATGACCAACGCGCTTAAAGTTCAAGAGCTAATCAATTTGCTGCTGGCCATGAATCCGAAAGCCGACGTAATCTTGCGCGGGGAGGACGGGCGATTTCGTCCGCTGGAGGCGGACGACGTGCAGGAAATTTACGCGCCGGAGCAACCGGCGAAAACGATAGCACATATTGGCGGACCAATTGAGGAATACCATAAATAGGCTGTTCGGATCGAACAGAACCTAGCAGTCAGCGGGGTTAAACGGATGAAGAAAGGCTCGATCGAATTGGACAACGGAAACCGGATCGTCATCGAATTATACGACCGGGACGCGCCGGGAACGGTTGCGAATTTCGAAAAGCTGGCGACGCGCGGATTTTACGACGGATTGGCTTTCCAGCGGGTCGTGCGCGGATTCGTGGCCCAGGGCGGATGTCCGGACGGAACCGGTCGCGGAGGCACGGACAAAATCCCGTGCGAGACGAAGGACAATCCGCACAAGCACGTCAGGGGAGCGGTATCTATGGCGCACTTCGGGCCGGGAACGGGCAGTTGTCAATTTTTTATTTGCTACGACGAATTCGATTACTTGGACGGCTGGCATACCGTTTTCGGGCAGGTCGTATCGGGGATGGAGCACGTCGACGTCTTGAGGCGCGGGGATAAAATGAGGTCGGTCAAAGTGTGGGACGAGCACGCGTAGAGGTAAACGGAACGGAAACGAAATCGAGTTTTTTAGAATACTAGTTGCAATTCCGAGTAATCCGATATACTATATAGAAAACTATTTACATCATAGATAGACATGGAGGCTGGAACACATTATGCGTACCCGTAAAAACAAAAGCTTGTACGGAATTATTCTCATGGCAATATTGACCTTGGTCGTAAGCGCCTGCTCCAATAACGGGAATTCTTCCCCTTCGCCGAGCGCTTCGAATACAACCCCGTCCGCTTCGCAACCCGCCGAGAGCGGCCAAGCGAAAGACGGCGGAAGCCTGATCTTCGCGGTCGCTTCCGACCCGATCGTGCTTAACCCGAACTACGCGGGCGACCGCGTCAGCCTGACGATCGACCAAGCGCTGTTCGCGCCTTTGTTCCAAGTGAACAACGGACAGAAGACGTTCTACCTGGCCGATAGCCTGTCGCTATCCGAAGACGGTCTGACGTACACGCTGAAATTGAAGGAAGGCTTGACTTGGCATGACGGAGAGAAGCTGACGGCCGACGACGTCGTGTTCACGCTCGAGAAGATTTTGGACGAATCGCAGAATAGCTTCCTTCGCGCCAATTTCGTGATCGGCGGCAAGCCGGTCCAAGCGACGAAAGTCGACGATACGACGGTGGAATTCAAGCTTCCGCAAGTGAGCCCGGCGTTCGAAGCGGCTCTCGTGCAAGTGTTCCCGATTCCGAAGCATATTTTCGAGAACGAGACGAATATCGAGAAGAGCGAGAAGAACAAAGCGCCGATCGGTTCCGGACCGTTCAAATTCAAAGAATATAAGACGGGCGAGTACTTGACGCTCGAGAGATTCGATAACTACTTCGGCGGCAAGCCGCACCTCGATTCGGTCACTTATCGCGTCGCGAAGGATACTAATGCGGCCAACCTGGCGCTGCAGAACGGCGAGATCAACCTGAAGTATCTCGACCCGCAAGACGTGGCGACGATCCAAGCGACGAACAATTTCGAGATTCTTCCTTATAGCGAAGGTCGCCTCGGTTACATGATGTTTAATCAGAAGAGCGACACGGGCGTGCTGAACAAGAAGGAAGTCCGCCAAGCGATCGCTTACGCGCTGAACCGCGAAGAGTTGATTCAAGTGGCTTACACGTCGCTCGATTACGCCGATCCGGCCAAGTCGTTCTTGACTCCGGACGTTCTATACCAGACGAACGACGTTCCGACTTTCGACAACGACGTCGCGAAAGCGAAAGAGCTGCTTCAAACGGCCGGCGTCAGCAACTTGAAGCTTCGCTTCATCGTACAAACCGGTAACAAGGCGCAAGAAGCGATCTCGCTTTACGTGCAGCAGAAGTTGAAAGACATCGGCGTGACGGTCGAGCTGCAAAGCATGGATTCGTCCGCGTGGGTGGCTAAATTCCTCGACCAGAAGGCGACGGATTACGAACTGGCGGTTACGGGCTACATCATGAGCTTCGATCCGGATTCGTACAGCATCCTGTTCTCTTCCGACGGTTCTTCCAACTACTCGCATTACGATAACAAACAAGTCGACGAGCTCTTCAAACAAGGAGCCGGAGAAGGCGATGCGACCAAACGCGAAGGCATCTATAAGCAAATTCAAGAAATCGTCGCGGACGACGCGGCTATCTACCCGATTGCTTACACGAAGACGATCGTGGCTCTTGACAAGCGTTACGGCGGCACCGAAGAAGCCGTCCTGAAGCCGGTCGTCGTATTCGAAGATTTGTCCAAGATTTACCTGAAATAAGTACGGGCGGAAAAAATAAGCTGGTGTGTCCAGCTTATTTTTTTGTCCGAATACGGCTGGGAGCGTATTGGCATGAGACAACTTATCGTCAGACGGCTGCTGCAGACGATCCCGATGCTCTTCTTCGTATCGATCGCCTGCTTCGCCATGATCAAGTTCGCGCCGGGAGACCCCGTGCTTTCGTTCGTGACCCCGAACATGCACGCGGAGGACATTGAGCGAATTCGCCATAATTTGGGCTTGGACAAACCTGCTTACATTCAATATTTTTTATGGATCAAGGAAGCTTTGTCCGGCAACCTGGGCTACTCGCTGGTTAACCATCAGCCCGTGCTCGATCAGATCCTCGACCGGTTGCCCGCGACCGCGGGTTTGATGGGAGCGTCCATCGGGCTGGCCGTGTTGCTCGCCATACCGCTCGGGCTGTTGGCCGGCGCAAACCGCAACCGTTGGATAGACAAATTAATTAATTTATTTTCTTACGTCGGAATCTCGATTCCGCTCTTCTGGCTGGCGATTCTGTTGATTTATTTTTTCTCGATCAAACTGAGTTGGCTGCCGAGCATGGGCATGAGAACGATCGGCGTCGAATCCGCGCTGGACGTTCTGAAGCATGGCATTATGCCTTGCATAGTGCTGGCTTTCGGTTTTCTTGCGATCTACGTTCGCTATATCCGTTCCAGCACGATCGGCCAGTTGAAAGAAGATTACGTGCAAATCCAGTATGCTTTCGGTTCTTCGAAAAGAGTGGTTTTGTTCCGGCACGTCATGAAACACGTCCTGCTTCCGGTAATTACATTGCTCGGGATGTCGATGGGTGAACTCGTCGCCGGAGCGATCGTGACGGAAACGGTATTTTCATGGCCGGGTATCGGTTCGCTCGGCATGACGGCCGTTCGGGGAATGGATTATCCCGTAATCATGGGTATTACGCTGTTCTCCTCCGTGATGCTGATCTTCGGCAACCTGGCGGCGGACATTCTGTACGGCATCGCGGATCCGAGAATCCAAACGAAGAGGTGACCCCATGAATCGGAGTAAATGGCGAAGCGTCGGGAGCGAACTTCTCTCGAGCGGATTCGGTATCGCCGGAATAGTTATCCTTCTTATTTTTACGATCGCGGCGGCGCTTGCCTTTCTGTCTCCGCACGATCCCAACGCGCTGAACGCGGTGGATAGATTAAAGGCGCCTGGCGCCTCGCATTGGTTTGGTACGGACGATTACGGCCGGGATTATTTCACCCGGGCTTTGTACGGCGGAAGAGTTTCGCTCATGGTCGGCTTCTCCTCGATGATTCTAGCGACAGGCATCGGCGTCGTCGTCGGCGTCGTCAGCGGATACTTCGGGGGAGTCATCGACAGTCTTCTGATGCGCTTCGTGGAGATCGTCATGTCGATTCCTTCGTTTCTGATCTTGCTGTTGCTCAGCGTCTACTTGAAGCCGAGCGTCGGCAACATTATCGTCATCATATCCCTACTTATGTGGATGAACATCGCAAGGATAGTCAGGGCGGAAACGATGTCGCTTAAGGAACGGGAGTACGTCTTGTACGCGAAGGCGTCCGGCCAAGGAGCACTCGGCATTATCGGGCGGCACATTCTCCCTAATCTGATGCCCGTCGTGATCGTAGGCGCGACGAACAATATCGCTTCGGCGATTATGATGGAATCTTCCCTCAGTTTTCTTGGATTCGGGGTGCAGGCTCCGAACGCCACATGGGGCAGCATGCTGAACAACGCGCAGGGTTACATCGCTCAAGCTCCTTATTTGGCTTTGTTTCCCGGCCTGTTTATTTTGCTTACGGTGCTAAGCTTTAACGTCTTGGGCGATATTTTGCGCGTAGGCTTCGAACCGAAGCTGATCAAGCGATAATCCGGAGACGGTTGCCAGATATGGCGCAAAGGAGTGAAGACATCATGACGGAGCGGTTGCTTGCCGTTGATGATTTACAGGTTTCGTTTCATACCCGGGACGGGGAAAATCAAGCGGTCCGAGGCGTCGGCTTCCATGTCGACGCAGGGGAAACGGTCGGGATTGTCGGGGAATCGGGAAGCGGCAAGAGCGTAACCGCGAAGGCGATTCTCGGTTTGATCGGCCCTCCGGGCAAAATCGTCGGAGGCGATATCCGCTACCGGGGAGAGAGCTTGTCCGGGTTATCCGATAAAAAGTGGAGAAGCCTGCGCGGCAATCGGATAGCTATGGTTTTCCAAGATCCGATGACTTCCCTTAACCCCGTTAAGAAAATCGGCGATCAGATGACGGAAGTCATCCGTAGGCATCGCGGACTCGGCAAGCAGGAAGCGCTGCAAGAAGCGATCGACAAGCTGCGGGAAGTCGGCATCTCCGAGCCGGAGCGTCGCGTCGGACAGTACCCCCACGAGTTCAGCGGGGGGATGCGGCAGCGGGTTATGATCGCGATGGCGCTCTCGTGCCAGCCTGAGCTGCTCCTCGCCGATGAGCCGACTACGGCTCTCGATGTTACGATACAAGCCCAAATTCTGGATCTTCTCAAGGAGATCAAGAATAAATCGAATATGGCCATCGTTCTGATCACCCACGATCTGGGCGTGGTGGCGCAAGTATGTACCCGTGTCATCGTCATGTACGGAGGAATGATCATGGAGGAGGGGACGGTGGAAGATATCTTCTATCGTCCCGGGCATCCCTATACGCAGGGATTGCTTCGTTCCGTGCCGAAACGCGGCGGCGGATCCCGCGAACGTCTCGTTCCGATCGAAGGAACGCCTCCGGATTTGATTGATCCGCCTTCGGGTTGCCCGTTCATCGAACGATGCCCGCATGCCTTCGGGAAGTGCGTCGAGCGGCCGCCCTTGTTTGAGTTAGGCGAGGGGCATCGCGCGCTATGTTGGTTGCGGGATGGAGAGAATCCAACTTCGGACGATTCCCTAAAAGCATTGGCCGGGGAGAGGGGGACTTCCGGTGAGTGAAAACAAAAACAAGGTGCTCGTGGACGTTCGAAATTTGCAGAAGCATTTTAGTAAAGGCAAAGACATTTGGGGACGGAGCACGCAAGTACTCAAGGCCGTCGACGGAGTCAGCTTTCAGATTCGCCAAGGCGAGACGTTCGGCTTGGTCGGGGAGTCCGGAAGCGGGAAATCGACGATCGGGCGCTGTCTTATTCGGCTCTACGACTACACGGACGGAGAGGTATATTTCGACGGCCATAACTTGACGAAGCTGAACGAGAAGCAACTCAAGCCTTATCGGAGTCGAATTCAGACGATTTTCCAAGATCCGTACTCGTCGCTTAACCCGGGCATGAACGTGCTGGAGTTGATCGGGGAACCGATGAACATTCATGGCGTCTATAAAGGAGACGAGCGCAAGGAGGCGGTATCCTCGCTGCTTGAGAAGGTCGGATTGAAGCGGGAGCATCTGTACCGGTATCCTCATGAGTTCAGCGGAGGACAGCGCCAGAGGATCTCTATTGCCAGAGCGCTGTCCGTTCGGCCGGAATTCGTCGTATGCGACGAACCGATCTCTGCGCTCGACGTGTCCGTTCAGGCGCAGGTCGTTAATATGCTCGAGGACTTGCAGGCCGAATTCGGGCTTACGTATTTGTTCATCGCGCACGACTTGTCCATGGTGCGGCATATATCCGACCGGATCGGCGTCATGCGGGACGGGAAGCTCGTGGAAGTCGCGGATAGCGACGAATTGTACGACAACCCTCTGCATCCCTATACGCGCACGCTTCTGTCGGCTATACCGGTGCCGGATCCGCGTGCAACCAGCCAGAGGATCGCTTGGGACAAAGGCGCGATGGATTTCGAATCGGGCGGAGAGCTGCGCGAAGCGAGCCCGGGGCATTTCGTCGCGGATCATTAGGGTCGGGGTAAGAGTTATTTTCAAAAAAAAGGAGTTGCTCTGAGCTATGGGGATAACGGATAGAGTGAAGCTGTCGCAATGGGATGCTCTGATGCTGGAATCATTGCGCGGACAAGGCTGGACGAACGAAGAGTTGATCCGTCGCGTTCGGGAAGGCGAGCTTCCGGAAGACGAGAGCGATTTTCATTTCAAGTACGAGACGCTGACTTCGTTCGCGAACGAAGAGCCCGCAACGTTCGAAGCGGCCGTAACGCAAGGATATCGAATCAAGTACAATACCGTGCGCGGTATTCGAAGCTGGATCTTGGTCCGCTTCGGACGTGAGCCGGAACTGCTTCTCGAAGAAGGGCGGGAAGCGGTGCATGCCTCCCTAACGTTGGACGAGAAAGCGCTAGTGGAGTCCGTTCTGTCGTACGGCTGGGCCGTGCATGCGGAAGGCGAAGACGGACCTTCCTCGCGGGACGTTGCGACGTACAGGATCGAACCGATCCAGCGGTAAGGGAACGGAAGCTTATGAAAGAAGGCCGAGCAGGAGGGGATACCTCATAGCTTGGCCTTCTTTCAGGTTTCGGGTCGCCGTTCGGTTACAACTCAGGCCTCCCCAGTTTTCGA
Encoded proteins:
- a CDS encoding GNAT family N-acetyltransferase, translating into MNVNELHPNESGEVEPNAQERERADSQVEIRKQGTSFVVLGVGGQVGEITYRLADVDTWVIDHTFLDPRYRGGNIARKLLDIVVEEARAEGKKIIPSCSYALTQFKRNSEYADVWEKRA
- a CDS encoding carboxymuconolactone decarboxylase family protein, whose product is MKPYYSPANLERIPELIRLAPQAAASFLAFEKDVYHTAEALPPRTKELIAVAVAHVTGCPYCIDTHVKKYKMLGGTPEEIVEAVLVAATTRAGAILSHATHALIAFDQQDGPTAAESSKSGPASSPSDPECLC
- a CDS encoding Crp/Fnr family transcriptional regulator; this encodes MDDPLVSRVRGLFPCFSSVPDALWKHAELVSATPSTPHPVREGHLLEHALFIVSGGVRIFKICPESGREITLYRVFGGQCCALMMASILGETEYEASVSIEMPTEVLMISLPEFKNWIDEIRPVRQFVYKQIMGRIADVTTLIEKVAFQPIPVRLADFLLVRLSAREPATLEITHDLIAAELGTAREVVSRTLKAFAAQGAVLLQRGRITLLRRELLHRIAERLRD
- a CDS encoding cytochrome P450, translating into MTRVVDIPTSRTANFFSFQRDPLGFLLNALPIGDVVSLRTSSFQPTFIVNSPDFVQEILVHQDRFFRKGRSSGVLRRTVGDGLLTSEREEHREQKRYMTPVFYKERIQAYAEIVREETERLAGKLTEDGPVPMHEAMMELTLGIIARSLFNTELEEDKSELAAAVDVTIRRSAGTIFSPVILPFSWPTPGNVRHKKAIRTLEEMIYDAIADAKRQSDIYEGCMLGLLLDTRSEDGQALPEQEIRDQMMTMLLAGHETTANALVWAWYALERSPNALARLHEEQDRIRSKEERNGERISAYDRYREMPYAKQVIQETLRLYPPAWAILRESEQPVELLGDRFPSNSSFLISPYAIHRNDAVFGDASAFRPERFEDGGSSQWPRFAYFPFGGGVRGCIGSQFAMLEAVLILGTLAANFRFESAPGQGEAIPEPLVSLRVKDGRSMIPKSRL
- a CDS encoding TetR/AcrR family transcriptional regulator, whose amino-acid sequence is MVRGRSDGEETKKRITAKATQLFNQKGYGAVTMNEVCEAAEVSKGSLYHHFPSKEELFLQVVEEDSQQWNSEWERIRASAGSIEEQLYALAEHYANDFQNPLLKSLEEYSRSQIIKEEVVERLLRINDTNSQACREVLREGMENGEIAQGDLDRLVLLVSSLMEGLGKIYYTVDRDLEQDLVKEYYRDAVRFALDGIRAKQG
- a CDS encoding MFS transporter, with amino-acid sequence MLMRNRTFRLIFVSDLLQQIAIWIRNMALLYYVMEKTNGDKFAVSLLSIVEYAPIFVFSIVGGLFADRWNPKRTMIAGDLLSAASIVVILALIAGDAWQSLYGAAFLSAILSQFSQPSSAKIFKKNIPEDQVPAAIGLTQSMSSLFLILGPVAGTAIYQWAGLNASLIALTLLFLLSAAVLSFLPKGKTGDANVSSTLREDLREGVRFMRGESQLKRLFLAFSLIGLGAGLVQPLEIFIVTERLGLSPDKVQWFAAADGFGLLLGALLAVAFTGLLKLRYLLPAAVAFMGVTYVVEALSVWPVATGAFRFANGVMMAIVNTAVGSYVIARIPAEMIGRVNGLMMPLFMGALLLGTSASGILSNTAGIVPAYMAAAVLCVLSAIPALSLRLSQDGQSEQAEGGVVRNG
- a CDS encoding peptidylprolyl isomerase, with amino-acid sequence MKKGSIELDNGNRIVIELYDRDAPGTVANFEKLATRGFYDGLAFQRVVRGFVAQGGCPDGTGRGGTDKIPCETKDNPHKHVRGAVSMAHFGPGTGSCQFFICYDEFDYLDGWHTVFGQVVSGMEHVDVLRRGDKMRSVKVWDEHA
- a CDS encoding ABC transporter substrate-binding protein; the encoded protein is MRTRKNKSLYGIILMAILTLVVSACSNNGNSSPSPSASNTTPSASQPAESGQAKDGGSLIFAVASDPIVLNPNYAGDRVSLTIDQALFAPLFQVNNGQKTFYLADSLSLSEDGLTYTLKLKEGLTWHDGEKLTADDVVFTLEKILDESQNSFLRANFVIGGKPVQATKVDDTTVEFKLPQVSPAFEAALVQVFPIPKHIFENETNIEKSEKNKAPIGSGPFKFKEYKTGEYLTLERFDNYFGGKPHLDSVTYRVAKDTNAANLALQNGEINLKYLDPQDVATIQATNNFEILPYSEGRLGYMMFNQKSDTGVLNKKEVRQAIAYALNREELIQVAYTSLDYADPAKSFLTPDVLYQTNDVPTFDNDVAKAKELLQTAGVSNLKLRFIVQTGNKAQEAISLYVQQKLKDIGVTVELQSMDSSAWVAKFLDQKATDYELAVTGYIMSFDPDSYSILFSSDGSSNYSHYDNKQVDELFKQGAGEGDATKREGIYKQIQEIVADDAAIYPIAYTKTIVALDKRYGGTEEAVLKPVVVFEDLSKIYLK
- a CDS encoding ABC transporter permease yields the protein MRQLIVRRLLQTIPMLFFVSIACFAMIKFAPGDPVLSFVTPNMHAEDIERIRHNLGLDKPAYIQYFLWIKEALSGNLGYSLVNHQPVLDQILDRLPATAGLMGASIGLAVLLAIPLGLLAGANRNRWIDKLINLFSYVGISIPLFWLAILLIYFFSIKLSWLPSMGMRTIGVESALDVLKHGIMPCIVLAFGFLAIYVRYIRSSTIGQLKEDYVQIQYAFGSSKRVVLFRHVMKHVLLPVITLLGMSMGELVAGAIVTETVFSWPGIGSLGMTAVRGMDYPVIMGITLFSSVMLIFGNLAADILYGIADPRIQTKR
- a CDS encoding ABC transporter permease; translated protein: MNRSKWRSVGSELLSSGFGIAGIVILLIFTIAAALAFLSPHDPNALNAVDRLKAPGASHWFGTDDYGRDYFTRALYGGRVSLMVGFSSMILATGIGVVVGVVSGYFGGVIDSLLMRFVEIVMSIPSFLILLLLSVYLKPSVGNIIVIISLLMWMNIARIVRAETMSLKEREYVLYAKASGQGALGIIGRHILPNLMPVVIVGATNNIASAIMMESSLSFLGFGVQAPNATWGSMLNNAQGYIAQAPYLALFPGLFILLTVLSFNVLGDILRVGFEPKLIKR
- a CDS encoding ABC transporter ATP-binding protein, producing MTERLLAVDDLQVSFHTRDGENQAVRGVGFHVDAGETVGIVGESGSGKSVTAKAILGLIGPPGKIVGGDIRYRGESLSGLSDKKWRSLRGNRIAMVFQDPMTSLNPVKKIGDQMTEVIRRHRGLGKQEALQEAIDKLREVGISEPERRVGQYPHEFSGGMRQRVMIAMALSCQPELLLADEPTTALDVTIQAQILDLLKEIKNKSNMAIVLITHDLGVVAQVCTRVIVMYGGMIMEEGTVEDIFYRPGHPYTQGLLRSVPKRGGGSRERLVPIEGTPPDLIDPPSGCPFIERCPHAFGKCVERPPLFELGEGHRALCWLRDGENPTSDDSLKALAGERGTSGE